The Hydrogenophaga crocea genome contains a region encoding:
- a CDS encoding abortive infection system antitoxin AbiGi family protein, whose protein sequence is MLPTLRFLHSMRELEFLRLALSEGLMFTDHEAAYVPASSTAEWEELSAGVTVLLKQRLAALGKPWQSLSEGRRETLMSGIGSMRGKIPMICFTEIPEGRQLWFQQFTFGRYGVVVSRSWLERNGGDRVLYVGENSELSRRLYRVIATFMASTVLLGQDGEPVFSHHSFPPILDLLACMEQRSNLAELEWRIPGHHGFHSGQRATGRRLPLPLGDVEAVLVKEASEVAEVERLMRTLPGSNSLPSLPLVIHQPAVL, encoded by the coding sequence ATGCTGCCGACGCTCCGATTCCTCCACTCCATGCGCGAACTCGAGTTCCTTCGGTTGGCGTTGTCAGAGGGACTGATGTTCACCGATCACGAGGCCGCTTACGTGCCGGCCTCATCGACAGCTGAGTGGGAGGAGCTCTCGGCTGGGGTCACCGTATTGCTCAAGCAGCGGCTCGCAGCGCTGGGCAAACCGTGGCAGTCTTTGTCGGAGGGCCGGAGAGAAACGCTGATGAGCGGCATCGGCTCAATGCGCGGCAAGATTCCCATGATCTGTTTCACGGAGATTCCGGAAGGACGACAGCTCTGGTTCCAACAATTCACGTTCGGCCGGTATGGAGTTGTCGTCTCAAGAAGCTGGCTCGAGCGGAATGGAGGCGACCGAGTGCTGTATGTTGGTGAAAACTCCGAACTTTCCCGTCGGTTGTACCGCGTAATTGCGACATTCATGGCCTCGACCGTACTGCTGGGCCAAGATGGAGAACCGGTATTCTCCCACCACTCCTTCCCGCCGATCCTCGATCTATTGGCGTGCATGGAGCAGCGGTCAAACCTCGCGGAGCTTGAGTGGCGCATCCCCGGCCATCATGGTTTTCACTCAGGTCAGCGCGCAACGGGAAGGCGACTGCCGCTCCCACTCGGCGACGTCGAAGCAGTTCTTGTGAAAGAGGCATCTGAGGTCGCAGAGGTTGAGCGCCTAATGCGCACTCTGCCAGGCTCAAACTCACTGCCATCGCTGCCTTTGGTCATCCATCAGCCGGCGGTACTTTGA
- a CDS encoding LysR family transcriptional regulator, with product MLLNLREIHAFQTIVDCGSLGKAAEVLHVTQPALSRIVKRLEEQLGVPLFERHQRGATLTEYGAQLAPHARLLLNESARAVQAIEALRGMGRGRVRVGAVASALESFVPATVERLLQKWPGLQASVEEGLTEDLLAQLARGEIDLALTFDVPTAPGLERITEGAWQEGCYVVLGETHPLCGRTDMRLADLAEQRWALVPRGLQPREDWQQLFAERQLPVPAASVESKSINLLRRLVAGGGYLGWMPRALFEPPAPNPGQAIRILPLRDVQTTRRYALYRRQESHLSPATGALVEELLVGVRGVVG from the coding sequence ATGCTGCTGAACCTGCGCGAGATCCACGCTTTTCAGACCATCGTCGACTGCGGTTCGCTGGGCAAGGCGGCCGAGGTGCTGCACGTGACGCAGCCGGCCCTGAGCCGCATCGTGAAGCGGCTGGAAGAGCAGTTGGGCGTGCCCTTGTTCGAGCGCCACCAGCGCGGCGCCACGCTCACCGAGTACGGCGCGCAACTCGCGCCCCATGCACGGCTGCTGCTGAACGAATCGGCGCGCGCGGTGCAGGCCATCGAGGCGCTGCGCGGCATGGGCCGCGGCCGCGTGCGCGTGGGCGCGGTGGCCAGCGCGCTGGAGAGCTTTGTGCCCGCCACGGTGGAGCGCCTGCTGCAGAAGTGGCCCGGGCTGCAGGCCAGCGTGGAAGAGGGCCTCACCGAAGACCTGCTGGCGCAGCTGGCGCGCGGCGAGATCGACCTGGCCCTGACCTTCGACGTGCCCACCGCGCCCGGGCTGGAGCGCATCACCGAAGGCGCGTGGCAGGAAGGCTGCTACGTGGTGCTGGGCGAAACCCACCCGCTGTGCGGCCGCACCGACATGCGCCTGGCCGACCTGGCCGAGCAGCGCTGGGCCCTGGTGCCGCGCGGCCTGCAGCCGCGCGAAGACTGGCAGCAACTGTTTGCCGAGCGCCAACTGCCGGTGCCCGCCGCGAGCGTGGAATCGAAGTCCATCAACCTGCTGCGCCGGCTGGTGGCGGGCGGCGGCTACCTGGGCTGGATGCCGCGCGCCCTGTTCGAACCACCGGCCCCCAACCCGGGCCAGGCCATCCGCATCCTGCCGCTGCGCGACGTGCAGACCACGCGGCGGTACGCGCTGTACCGGCGGCAGGAGAGCCATTTGTCGCCGGCGACGGGGGCGTTGGTGGAGGAGTTGTTGGTGGGGGTGAGGGGGGTGGTGGGGTGA
- a CDS encoding class II aldolase/adducin family protein — protein MLTNEELQRVLQQRQQLRTQVSPEEWAARVELAACYRLIAHFRMTDWIYNHISSRVPGSHEHYLINPFGLLYEEVSASNLVKVDVHGRLAEDVPLEVNPAAFVIHGAIHTARPDVGCVLHTHTAAGVAVAAQADGLLPISQHAMRVYGQIGYHDFEGIALDNAEQQRLVADMGSNNILILRNHGLLTAGRTVPEAFELMFYLERACQIQIAATSGPQKLVFPSAEVQSRAIAQFADSPSYIQGRDWLALIRLLDRIDPSYRS, from the coding sequence ATGCTCACCAACGAAGAACTCCAGCGCGTGCTGCAGCAGCGCCAGCAACTGCGCACCCAGGTGTCGCCCGAGGAATGGGCCGCGCGGGTCGAGCTCGCGGCCTGCTACCGGCTCATCGCGCACTTCCGCATGACGGACTGGATCTACAACCACATTTCGTCGCGCGTGCCGGGCTCGCACGAGCACTACCTCATCAACCCCTTCGGCCTGCTGTACGAAGAGGTGTCGGCGTCGAACCTGGTGAAGGTGGACGTGCACGGCCGGCTGGCGGAAGACGTGCCGCTGGAGGTGAACCCCGCGGCCTTCGTGATCCACGGCGCGATCCACACCGCGCGGCCCGACGTGGGCTGCGTGCTGCACACCCACACCGCCGCGGGCGTGGCGGTGGCCGCGCAGGCCGATGGCTTGCTGCCGATTTCGCAGCACGCCATGCGCGTGTACGGCCAGATCGGCTACCACGACTTCGAGGGCATTGCGCTGGACAACGCCGAGCAGCAGCGGCTGGTGGCCGACATGGGGTCCAACAACATCCTCATCCTGCGCAACCACGGCCTGCTCACCGCGGGCCGCACCGTGCCCGAGGCCTTCGAGCTCATGTTCTACCTGGAGCGCGCCTGCCAGATCCAGATCGCGGCCACCTCGGGGCCGCAGAAGCTGGTGTTTCCCTCGGCCGAGGTGCAGTCGCGCGCCATCGCGCAGTTCGCGGACTCGCCCTCGTACATCCAGGGGCGCGACTGGCTCGCGCTCATCCGGCTGCTCGACCGCATCGATCCTTCGTACCGCAGCTGA
- a CDS encoding winged helix-turn-helix domain-containing protein, with protein MPDRYQFDRFEVRPAERALLVDGVPASVGARAFDLLLCLLARHDRVVGKDEILDAVWPGLVVEDNNLSVQVAALRKLLGPDSIATVAGRGYQWALPLRAAGAAPAAGLASGPTIAVLPFNVLCDEPQIRYLADGLAEDTIALLARVPGFRLVSRASSFAFRGQGTTVPEIARELGVRFVVEGSVRPAGEGVRVGTQLIDASSGHVLWSGRFERRRDAAVDLQEDIARGIMSELEPELTRAEIAHIRRQRPEHQGVWAHYHQAIGAIALQGWGPDAIAEARALLLKSTALDPAFGLGHAHYALLTALSTNLTQLPDAARLAADALRTADRAIALDDGSSEVLGYAGCALCDLGQHQRGVEVLQRALAIDPSNAQAHVALGASLALTGRLEAGIEQMRHGMAISPRDRRQGFWRWALGTFLLRVGREAEALAEAREAARRDPRFHLARVLEAALLDRQGQPAAAAAALAEARRLCAGMGVADIALTHGRRVGERLALLWPQSPPAPA; from the coding sequence ATGCCCGACCGCTACCAGTTCGACCGCTTCGAAGTGCGCCCCGCCGAACGCGCCTTGCTTGTCGACGGCGTGCCCGCCAGCGTGGGCGCGCGCGCCTTCGACCTGCTGCTGTGCCTGCTGGCGCGCCACGACCGCGTGGTGGGCAAGGACGAGATCCTCGACGCCGTGTGGCCCGGCCTGGTGGTGGAGGACAACAACCTCTCGGTGCAGGTGGCCGCGCTGCGCAAGCTGCTGGGGCCGGACAGCATCGCCACCGTGGCGGGCCGCGGCTACCAGTGGGCCCTGCCGCTGCGCGCCGCGGGCGCAGCGCCGGCCGCGGGCCTGGCCAGCGGGCCCACCATCGCGGTGCTGCCGTTCAACGTGCTGTGCGACGAGCCGCAGATCCGCTACCTCGCCGACGGCCTGGCCGAAGACACGATTGCGCTGTTGGCGCGCGTGCCGGGTTTTCGGCTGGTGTCGCGCGCCTCGTCGTTCGCGTTCCGCGGGCAGGGCACGACGGTGCCCGAGATCGCGCGCGAGCTCGGCGTGCGTTTCGTGGTCGAGGGCAGCGTGCGCCCCGCGGGCGAGGGCGTGCGCGTGGGCACGCAACTGATCGACGCGAGCAGCGGCCACGTGCTGTGGAGCGGCCGCTTCGAGCGCCGCCGCGACGCGGCCGTGGACCTGCAGGAAGACATCGCGCGCGGGATCATGTCGGAGCTCGAGCCCGAACTCACGCGCGCCGAGATCGCCCACATCCGCCGCCAGCGGCCCGAGCACCAGGGCGTTTGGGCCCACTACCACCAGGCCATCGGCGCCATCGCCCTGCAGGGCTGGGGCCCCGACGCGATCGCCGAAGCGCGTGCGCTGCTGCTCAAGAGCACCGCGCTGGATCCGGCCTTCGGGCTGGGCCACGCGCACTACGCGCTGCTGACGGCCCTCTCCACCAACCTCACACAACTGCCCGACGCGGCCCGGCTCGCGGCCGATGCCTTGCGCACGGCCGATCGCGCGATCGCGCTCGACGACGGCAGCTCCGAGGTGCTGGGCTACGCGGGCTGCGCGCTGTGCGACCTGGGGCAGCACCAGCGCGGCGTGGAGGTGCTGCAGCGCGCGCTCGCCATCGACCCGAGCAATGCGCAGGCGCACGTGGCGCTCGGGGCCTCGCTGGCGCTCACGGGCCGGCTCGAAGCCGGCATCGAGCAGATGCGCCACGGCATGGCCATCAGCCCGCGCGACCGCCGCCAGGGCTTCTGGCGCTGGGCGCTGGGCACCTTCCTGCTGCGCGTGGGGCGCGAGGCCGAAGCCCTGGCCGAAGCACGCGAAGCCGCCCGGCGCGACCCGCGCTTTCACCTCGCGCGCGTGCTCGAAGCCGCCTTGCTGGACCGCCAGGGCCAGCCGGCCGCAGCGGCCGCGGCCCTGGCCGAGGCGCGCCGCCTGTGCGCGGGCATGGGCGTGGCCGACATCGCGCTCACCCACGGCCGGCGCGTGGGCGAGCGGCTGGCGCTGCTGTGGCCGCAGAGCCCGCCGGCGCCCGCCTGA
- a CDS encoding OsmC family protein, with protein sequence MNTRLFETQSALRARYKQAPELALVTAQARTRSDNPADPFHLQVVPALRDEAAVPVGVHGSVGGPYDAPCPGDLLCAALAACYDASVRMVAQAMGIELTALEVHVQAKVDMRGAMGMGRDLPVGFQSFSTDIHLQAREGTPAEAIEQLRVAAQRCCVVAHTLRSAPEMQTRFHA encoded by the coding sequence ATGAACACCCGCCTCTTCGAAACCCAGTCCGCCCTGCGCGCGCGCTACAAGCAAGCGCCCGAACTCGCGCTCGTCACCGCGCAGGCGCGCACCCGCAGCGACAACCCCGCCGACCCTTTCCACCTGCAGGTGGTGCCCGCGCTGCGCGACGAGGCGGCGGTGCCGGTGGGCGTGCACGGCTCGGTCGGCGGCCCCTACGACGCACCCTGCCCCGGCGACCTGCTGTGCGCCGCGCTCGCGGCCTGCTACGACGCGTCGGTGCGCATGGTGGCGCAGGCCATGGGCATCGAACTCACGGCGCTCGAGGTGCACGTGCAGGCCAAGGTCGACATGCGCGGGGCCATGGGCATGGGGCGCGACCTGCCGGTGGGCTTCCAGTCGTTCAGCACCGACATCCACCTGCAGGCGCGCGAAGGCACGCCCGCCGAGGCGATCGAGCAATTGCGCGTGGCGGCGCAGCGCTGCTGCGTGGTGGCGCACACGCTGCGTTCAGCACCCGAGATGCAGACCCGGTTTCACGCC